The following nucleotide sequence is from Carassius carassius chromosome 16, fCarCar2.1, whole genome shotgun sequence.
aatcaaattaacattagctctttTTAAATTTAGCATAATCAATCCAGTAAAAACTAcaagtgaattttaaatctactaagtgcatacaaaatttgaaaagctatactctgtagacacacacagacatcaagaaccagcatatgactctcaacagtggtgacaatcaacaaaatgttgcatgctgggtaaaaccttagtaaaaactcccgtcatgcactgcagaatgaaaaattgtcaccactgttgaggatcgtgtgataagtgtgtttgtctaaaaacctgaactgattgtctccttttgtgtctttcaacattgagattctttttttacttcagttcagtaatagctgaccttaaagcaaaccttgaccacaattatggtggcatagtgttttttttttttttactttttcagttgaaggctgtggctaaattcagttgtagttcttgtgtttctctttacttcagtgatgttgattgttaacagcagatgttcatcactaatgcacaatcatcatttaattagtcacttaattatctctttagctttaaccctttgaggacttgaatatgacttgaagacttgcttgtgacttgaaagtcccacctctgatagacagagccgtagatcgctgacaagccacgccatatcgcgttcattatcgaaggcgattcatctgcgataatgaacgcgatatggcgtggcttgtcagcgatctacggctctgtctattaaatgccactccaattataagcaggtgatggagattttagcggtgatcacggaagcagctttactgattagatgcgcatgatcatatctttcgatatatcgcccagccctaagtctttaaacgcctcagatgtaaagttatttgctgtcaaagtgatgccaaaatgaatgggaataGAAGTGTCTTGGACACGCTGTCACAGTTCTTATGgactgagtctgtctcagtttgttctgtttcttcatgtaatctcagacagactgatgatcatcagatcagatctctgtgtggagcactggctgttgacAGACAAAATCTCActgaattattacaattaatggcaaaatgaatgtttggaaatgtaaactgatatttcctactggcACACATGGCaaatatatagaaataactgGCTCAAAACCATTTTTTAGCGGGTGAAAATACTAGTTTCCTAGATTCTAAATATAGAATCTTGAGACTCAGTCCTTTCCAACGATATGTATTTTGtcaagataataaaaaaagttttgattctaaaagaccgtaatacattttgtaatttgaCACCCCCGCTAAGGGGGAGGAGACCGCTAACAGATTTTGAAGTACCATTTATGATAACGCAATGTTCAATATCAAAATCGTTTTCACAGTTCAAATGGTATATAacttatgatgattactaaaacatGAGATAGGGTAAAAggcaatgaaataaaacaaaggtcagaactcctgttatgatgtagattTGTCATAGACTCTTGGTGCACccttaaattaatctattactgttGCTACATCATTTGTAACAAACCTTTCCAACGACATATAGTTTGTAATGATTacattaggatttaattgtaatatagtgaaataaacTTACTAAGTAACAAGTTTTATCCCAAAATCTACAGATGTAGAAATCATTTTCTCAATGAGCAGGAATCTGAAATCACCTTACAACAGcctaatagaatagaaaaaaaacttgATACTATTTGATTCATTACAGTAGGTTTGCAAAGCATTATCTTTGTAAAGCAGAatgatttgaaatgtaaaaatatatatacaaaaaaaatgtatactgtatttTAACTACAagcaattttaatttaataaaattaattaataatcacTTAAATCATATTTACTCCTAAATCATATTTACTCAAAGGAATGTGATTTAATATCTCCAGTGGTTCAAAATCATCTCTACATTCCTGAGAATCTGATTAATCCGTGTCTGATGGTGATGTCTGCTCTCTCTTCTGTTGAAGACTTCTGGATCTGATGTCATAAACCAGCACAGCAACAGCagccacgcccaccagagcaGAGAGAGCCAATCGGATTGCAGCTTCAGTAAAACCACAGTGGAAACAATCTTATAAGAGAAGGAATTAGAGTCATAAAACATAGAAATTTGATTAATGTACTATGTAGAAAAATATAATGCCACCGACAAACCTGGACATGTGtgacagagttgagtgatgttgagatgtgtggtctggttactgatgggattgttgatcacacagctgtagctgtttttctcctgatattccacctccagatgTAGAGAGaaactgatgctgagatcagacacactgatgctggacaataaactgtttcctttgtaccaggagagagtcacatcactcacattcaccactgaacacaacaatgaacaattctgctgtgatgaagatgatgatgatgatgatgaacagtctctgctgatgacaggaacgGCCAGAAGAGCTGAAGAATATTGGAGAATAAATCAGTTTGTAAAACAGGTTTTAGTCAGGGAGCCAAAGTCTCAAAAATGGGTTGAACCTGACAATGTCTGCCATactttttattagtgttttttttttctgttaacttTGACCCTAAGAACCAATAATTGGAGGGTCTGCTCTGCCAGAAATATCGCAGAAAAAAATTGTGGCCATTTTAGTGTATGTACCCTttatattttataagaaaaatgtgaaaaattatttttttcctcaaatccTCAGTGGGTTTGATAGGCTGTCAATAAATGCATTCCAGATACACAGAACACATGCTGACAAcatccactgaaaaaaataactCTTAAAACACGTTTCTACATGATTTtgcatcaatttaatgcacaaaaaaggtgttttcaaattttttttccaATATTTTCATCTTTACTTCATTGCCAATCAACTATTCCCCCAAGTTATGACATCAGTCAATATGTCATTCTTTTCACCAAGAAGTATActcccactgggcaaagttacgtccagtggacgtctttttatgtctttgcagacgttgaaaagacgtccactgaggagccagaatgaaagtttttattacgtctttttttgacgtcttctgtacgtctgatttagacgttcacagaacctccttacaaggttaaaaactagttcaaaagtggtcagtagacatattttcaatatcatttaaggttcatttaggcataatttatactgtttctggacccaATCAACACTCTCAAGGATGCGTTAGATTTAGAGTCATGTTATGTATGACATGACTCTAAATCTAACGCATCCTTGAGAGTGTGGATTTGgtgtggattgttgtgatgtttttatcaactgttgggactctcattctgacggcacccattcactgcagagaatctcttgttgagcaagtgatgtaatgctaaatatctCAAAATCTCTTCCAATAAAGAAACACacccactaaaaaaaaaaaaaaaaagatttagagacatgttatttcaatgtaatttccagacactgtgtttgtcctaaaatcaaaaaaaaaaaaatctttatgaaataatgaaataactgatgattgagcatgtggtaaaatcaactgcaaaacaaagacattaaatctctgaagatctcagcagaggaggatcaaacatctccacaaacatggaatcattagattgactttatttctgtcagacatctagagaagctcttattgagaattaacagaggtttaaatgttgatatttggttgatttgaagtcaccattgtggtggacagtgtttggtttagttgggatcttgatgtctgtgtttcaGTAAATGatgcttttactcaaaatatttaaattagatgcattttttttcatcatcaacaAAGAACTGATACCACCTGAGCTCTCttaatgttgtttttctttaccgcagtgtttcacaaaaacacagtTACAGCAGTAAGAGACAGGCTAATCAAAGAAGTAGCTGGACCAAGATCTCATCTAAACCAAACAccgtccaccacaatggtgacttcaaatgaatcaaatatcaacatttaaacctctgttaattctcaataagagcttctctagatgtctgacagaaataaagtaaatctaatgattccatgtttgtggagatgtttgatcctcctctgctgagatcttcagagatttaatgtctttgatttgcagttgattttaccacatgctcaatcatcagttatttcattatttcatgaagattattttattttcttgattttaggacaaacacagtgtctggaaataaCATTGAAGTAACACGAGTCTAAATCGAATGCATCCtgagaaacagtataaattatgcctaaatgaaccttaaatgatgttgaaatatttccactgaccacttttgaactagttttttaccttgtaaggaggttctgtgaacgtttaaatcggacgtacagaagacgtaaaaaaagacgtcataaaaactttcattctggctcctcagtggacgtcttttcaatgtcagcaaagacataaaaagatgtctactgtaactttgcccagtgggctcattccacagaaaaaaaatcataaaaatccaaCCAAAATCAAGGGATCTGTGATGATTCCACTAATAGTTGATCAGCAGGTTCATAAACCTCAATAGAATTGAAGGCTTCTCTCAAAATTCTGAAAGACATGCTGGATATTTTACATCATGGCACActtacgcacacacacatgatcttacaacccgaattccggaaaagttgggacgttttttaaattttaataaaatgaaaactaaaagactttcaaatcacatgagacaatattttattcacaatagaacatagataacatagcaaatgtttaaactgagaaagtttacaattttatgcacaaaatgagctcatttctattttgatttctgctacaggtctcaaaatagttgggacggggcatgtttaccatggtgtagcatctccttttctccttatatagatttccagctgctcaagagttcgtggtcgtctttgacgtatttttcgtttaatgatgcgccaaatgttctctataggtgaaagatctggactgcaggcaggccaggttagcacccggactcttctacgacgaagccatgctgttgttatagctgcagtatgtggttttgcattgtcctgctgaaataaacaaggccttccctgaaatagacgttgtttggagggaagcatatgttgctctaaaacctttatatacctttcagcattcacagagccttccaaaacatgcaagctgcccataccgtatgcacttatgcacccccataccatcagagatgctggcttttgaactgaacgctgataacatgctggaaggtctccctcctctttagcccggaggacacggcgtccgtgatttccaacaagaatgtcaaatttggacttgtctgaccataaaacactattccactttgaaatagtccattttaaatgagccttggcccacaggacacgacggcgcttctggaccatgttcacatatggcttcctttttgcatgatagagctttagttggcatctgctgatggcacggcggattgtgtttaccgacagtggtttctgaaagtattcctgggcccatttagtaatgtcattgacacaatcatgccgatgagtgatgcagtgtcgtctgagagcccgaagaccacgggcatccaataaaggtctccggtcttgtcccttacgcacagagatttctctgaatcttttgatgatgttatgcactgtagatgatgagatttgcaaagcctttgcaatttaacgttttaaagttttccacaatttttttacgcagtctttcacagattggagagcctctgcccatctttacttctgagagactctgcttctctaagacaaagcttttatagctaatcatgttacagacctggtatcaattaacttaattaatcactagatgttctcccagctgaatcttttcaaaactgcttgcttttttagccatttgttgcccccgtgccaacttttttgagacctgtagcaggcattaaattttaaatgagctaattaagtggataaaagtgtaaaatttctcagtttaaacatttgctatgttatctatgttctattgtgaataaaatattggctcatgtgatttgaaattcctttagttttcattttattaaaatttaaaaaacgtcccaacttttccggaattcgggttgtagtaattTCAATGAGTTTGTTTGGAATGTGGCAGAGCAGACCCTCCAATTATTGGTTCTTATGGTCAAAGTTAacagaaaaaacacaaataaaaagtatGGCAGACCATGTCAGGTTCAACCCATTTTATTGAGCTTTGGAGACTTTGGCTCCCCGACTATTTGTTGATTAACTCATATTTATAATTGATTTAAAACCTTTAAGAAACCAGTGTTATAAAAGGCTGTTTAATACATCACTGTCACTAATCCTCTATCATATTAGTAATTATGACACTGATTCATGTCAAACgacaatacccccccccccccccccacacacacacacacacacacacacatacacacatatgtatCTCTACTCACCATAGACAGTGAGACTGAAGATGTTGAGTGGGATCTTTGAGCTTTTTCCGGTGACTGTATAATTTCCAGAGTCTGTGattctggtgtttgtgatgatcagagatccagtctgatccagcttcagtctgtctctgaatctcccttCAGCACTATCATTATAAACACTGATCGTATTT
It contains:
- the LOC132160303 gene encoding SLAM family member 5-like, yielding MFDMFIFSFLFLWNLAGVFGVDSVKSVSVTEGESVRLNSNLTEIHRDEEITWKFNNIMIAKLNMKENTISVYNDSAEGRFRDRLKLDQTGSLIITNTRITDSGNYTVTGKSSKIPLNIFSLTVYALLAVPVISRDCSSSSSSSSSQQNCSLLCSVVNVSDVTLSWYKGNSLLSSISVSDLSISFSLHLEVEYQEKNSYSCVINNPISNQTTHLNITQLCHTCPDCFHCGFTEAAIRLALSALVGVAAVAVLVYDIRSRSLQQKREQTSPSDTD